The following coding sequences lie in one Mustelus asterias chromosome 8, sMusAst1.hap1.1, whole genome shotgun sequence genomic window:
- the gnl1 gene encoding guanine nucleotide-binding protein-like 1 isoform X2 codes for MHSATDQSFTPWWFLYSFLCRVCPVDLAPAVESLGDVRHCTVDHGHQAPVFQKRRRRRRVKTMAVGPKQLLKACETITQGKVDLTSWKEKMERDAANTQHEDLTDEEDEDDAVLVEHQTDSAMEMCTLVDELYKDGILTVGCVGFPNVGKSSLINGLVGKKVVSVSRTPGHTKYFQTYFLTPTVKLCDCPGLIFPSLVDRQQQILSGIYPIAQIQEPYTSVGYLAARIPVPKLLKLRHPNLEEDKPGEQTEAKFTAWDICEAWAEKRGYKTAKAARNDVYRAANSILRLTVDGRLCLCMRPPGYTLQKGDWQQHAETLEIAALQEAHRQQSKQSSEDEDEISSSDQEDDEKDHDADEEEEEEEEEGGEGGDMGKGHKGAFLSKNKFALLRDDEC; via the exons ATGCACTCTGCCACTGACCAATCATTTACTCCTTGGTGGTTTTTATATTCATTCTTATGTCGTGTCTGTCCTGTAGACCTGGCGCCAGCTGTGGAGAGTCTTGGAGATGTCCGACATTGTACTGTTGATCACGGACATCAGGCACCCG TTTTCCAGAAGCGGAGGCGGAGGAGGCGAGTCAAGACAATGGCTGTGGGGCCGAAGCAACTCCTTAAAGCCTGTGAGACCATCACGCAAGGGAAAG TGGACTTGACCAGTTGGAAAGAGAAGATGGAGCGTGACGCGGCAAACACTCAGCACGAAGACCTGACGGACGAGGAGGATGAAGACGATGCTGTCCTGGTGGAGCATCAGACAGACTCTGCTATGGAAATGTGCACACTGGTGGATGAACTGTACAAGGATGGCATCCTCACCGTGGGCTGCGTAG GGTTTCCCAACGTGGGCAAGTCGTCTCTCATTAACGGCCTGGTGGGGAAGAAGGTGGTGAGCGTGTCCCGTACCCCCGGCCACACCAAGTACTTCCAGACCTACTTCCTGACTCCCACCGTCAAGCTTTGCGACTGCCCGGGTCTCATCTTCCCGTCCCTTGTGGACCGTCAGCAGCAG ATTCTCTCTGGAATTTATCCAATAGCACAGATCCAGGAGCCTTACACCTCGGTTGGTTACCTGGCTGCGAGAATTCCTGTACCGAAGCTGCTGAAACTCAGGCACCCCAACTTGGAGGAGGACAAGCCCGGGGAGCAGACCGAAGCCAAGTTCACAGCCTGGGACATCTGTGAAG cctgggCAGAGAAGAGGGGTTACAAGACAGCTAAAGCTGCGCGGAATGACGTGTACCGAGCCGCTAACAGCATCCTCCGACTGACAGTGGACGGACGTCTGTGTCTGTGCATGAGACCGCCAGGTTACACCCTGCAGAAAG GGGACTGGCAGCAGCACGCCGAGACCCTGGAGATTGCGGCCCTTCAGGAGGCGCACCGGCAGCAGAGCAAACAGAGCTCCGAAGACGAGGATGAGATCTCCAGCTCTGACCAGGAGGACGATGAGAAAGACCATGACgcagatgaggaggaggaggaggaagaggaggagggaggcgaggGCGGGGACATGGGTAAAGGGCACAAGGGAGCCTTTCTCAGCAAGAACAAGTTTGCCCTTCTCCGGGATGACGAGTGTTAA
- the gnl1 gene encoding guanine nucleotide-binding protein-like 1 isoform X1, whose product MSDIVLLITDIRHPVIHFSPALYDYVTREMKRNIILVLNKIDLAPPSLVAAWKHYFQQKFPQLHVLCFTSYPREKPGETDPSAVFQKRRRRRRVKTMAVGPKQLLKACETITQGKVDLTSWKEKMERDAANTQHEDLTDEEDEDDAVLVEHQTDSAMEMCTLVDELYKDGILTVGCVGFPNVGKSSLINGLVGKKVVSVSRTPGHTKYFQTYFLTPTVKLCDCPGLIFPSLVDRQQQILSGIYPIAQIQEPYTSVGYLAARIPVPKLLKLRHPNLEEDKPGEQTEAKFTAWDICEAWAEKRGYKTAKAARNDVYRAANSILRLTVDGRLCLCMRPPGYTLQKGDWQQHAETLEIAALQEAHRQQSKQSSEDEDEISSSDQEDDEKDHDADEEEEEEEEEGGEGGDMGKGHKGAFLSKNKFALLRDDEC is encoded by the exons ATGTCCGACATTGTACTGTTGATCACGGACATCAGGCACCCG GTGATTCACTTTTCCCCGGCACTTTACGACTACGTAACCCGGGAAATGAAGAGGAATATTATCCTGGTGCTGAATAAGATTGACCTGGCTCCACCCTCCCTCGTGGCAGCTTGGAAACATTATTTCCAGCAGAAGTTCCCGCAGCTCCATGTGCTCTGCTTTACGTCGTACCCGCGGGAGAAACCGGGTGAGACAGACCCCAGTGCTG TTTTCCAGAAGCGGAGGCGGAGGAGGCGAGTCAAGACAATGGCTGTGGGGCCGAAGCAACTCCTTAAAGCCTGTGAGACCATCACGCAAGGGAAAG TGGACTTGACCAGTTGGAAAGAGAAGATGGAGCGTGACGCGGCAAACACTCAGCACGAAGACCTGACGGACGAGGAGGATGAAGACGATGCTGTCCTGGTGGAGCATCAGACAGACTCTGCTATGGAAATGTGCACACTGGTGGATGAACTGTACAAGGATGGCATCCTCACCGTGGGCTGCGTAG GGTTTCCCAACGTGGGCAAGTCGTCTCTCATTAACGGCCTGGTGGGGAAGAAGGTGGTGAGCGTGTCCCGTACCCCCGGCCACACCAAGTACTTCCAGACCTACTTCCTGACTCCCACCGTCAAGCTTTGCGACTGCCCGGGTCTCATCTTCCCGTCCCTTGTGGACCGTCAGCAGCAG ATTCTCTCTGGAATTTATCCAATAGCACAGATCCAGGAGCCTTACACCTCGGTTGGTTACCTGGCTGCGAGAATTCCTGTACCGAAGCTGCTGAAACTCAGGCACCCCAACTTGGAGGAGGACAAGCCCGGGGAGCAGACCGAAGCCAAGTTCACAGCCTGGGACATCTGTGAAG cctgggCAGAGAAGAGGGGTTACAAGACAGCTAAAGCTGCGCGGAATGACGTGTACCGAGCCGCTAACAGCATCCTCCGACTGACAGTGGACGGACGTCTGTGTCTGTGCATGAGACCGCCAGGTTACACCCTGCAGAAAG GGGACTGGCAGCAGCACGCCGAGACCCTGGAGATTGCGGCCCTTCAGGAGGCGCACCGGCAGCAGAGCAAACAGAGCTCCGAAGACGAGGATGAGATCTCCAGCTCTGACCAGGAGGACGATGAGAAAGACCATGACgcagatgaggaggaggaggaggaagaggaggagggaggcgaggGCGGGGACATGGGTAAAGGGCACAAGGGAGCCTTTCTCAGCAAGAACAAGTTTGCCCTTCTCCGGGATGACGAGTGTTAA